The Arvicola amphibius chromosome 5, mArvAmp1.2, whole genome shotgun sequence genome contains the following window.
CTCAGACCTGGTCCtggcccagcaggtaaaagcaGGTCTGGGAAGCTCACTAAGAAATGTGGAGGCAGGATGTGTGAAGAGAACCTTAGCTACACATGCAAACGGGCATGACACACATAGGCCCAGGCTAGTGGAAACAGGCTAAACGAGCAGCCCAGGGCGCTGCACCTAGGGTGGGGGCATACCTCCTCAGCAACCAGGAGCCCACACTGGATGAGGCGGTCCAGCACTTCCTGACAGTAGCAGTAGGAAGACTGGCAGGGCTGTAGGAAGAGAAGCACCAAAGCCCTTTAGAGAACATACcccatggggggtgggggggtggaccGGGGACTAGCAGAATTCTGACCAGAGGTAGTTGGAGGACAGGATCACTACCACAGGAGGTCATAATGGCAAGGCCCAGGGCCCTGCTGAGCTGCGGGAGAGGAATCTGACCTGGGGCAGCAGTAGGTCTTGGGGTAGCAGGTGCAGCAGCATTAGGATCTGGCGGTACAGTTCATTCTGACTCAGCAGCTCTATGCCCTGCAGCTCCCACGGCCCCTCAGGTGGTACTCTGCCGGCCAGCAATCCCCGCACTGCACAGGCTGGCAGAGGAGGCTGCTTAAGGAGGGAGCCATTCCCCTCTGCTTGCACATCACCCCACCCTGTGAGCCCGCCGACTCACCACCCACAGCTTCGCTCAGGAAAGTGGGCAGCAATTCCTTGCTCAGACGTGCCAGGTGTGTGAGGCCTGGCCCAGGCCGTGGCACCACCACCAAGTCCCCCTGGTGGACGCGCAGCAGAATCACTTGTGCCTTCAGCAGGCTCAGTGTATGTTGGGCCAGGCATCGCAGTTGCCCAGAGAAGCCCACGTCAAAGCCACGCAGCAGTGTCTCCTCTGTCAGCCAGGAAAACTCCCCCAGCAGCTGTGACAGGACCACACCCTGGAGGCAGAACAGACCTGAGCAGGGGGCCAAGCCCTGCTCTTCCCTGGGCCCCACCGTACAGTGCCCTACCTTTTGGTGCTTCAACAGCAGCAGTGTTGCCATGATGGCTGTGCTCATCACTGCTGAACTGGCCACAATGGCTGGGGAGAGAGGTAAGGTGGGGATGTAGGGTGCTGTCAGGGGTCAGGGCCTAGAGAAGCCTCATCTCCCTGCTACCCAACCACACAGTCCCATCTCCACCCCAGCAGGAGAGTGCAGGTTCCAGGAAGTAGTATAACCAGACCCACCCCAACAGTGTGCTACAGAGTGGCATTTGAGAAAGCAGTAACAGCCACACCATTAACAACTCTGCAGGCACGTGTTGCTACTCGACTCAGTTACAGCTAAGGACACTGGTTGAGGGCATCTGAGATTGGGATGGACCTGACATAGATCTTTGGCTCAGACACTGAGTTTATCTGCTCCCCTTCTCTTTGCATGCCCCACTCTTCTGGTATCCCAAGTGTGCCACAAAGGGGGTAGGGGTGGTCAGGTCCTGGTAGCTGGTCCCATATGATCCACATAAAGTACTGTTGAAACCCCACCCTAAAGGTGCAGATCTGGGTTTCCCTTACCACTCAGGACATGCCGGCTCAGTCTTCTGACCAGGAGCTGGTCCTCTTCTTTAAGAGCCAAGAGGAGCCCAGTTGATGGGGTCCACTCCTGCTCCTTCTCAGTGTCTGGAACAACACCACTGGAATAGAGACAGATCAAAGAATGAAACCAGACTAAAATGTCAGTCTAAAGCTTTCCAAAGCTATAGCTGTTTTCCCCAAGTCCCCGTCCAGGCCTGTATGCCATCCTCCACTTAGACTGTAGGGATGGTGAGTGTCAGGTGTTGGTGTTCTGCGATGGCTGGAGTGGCCATGAGCTGAAGAGCCACTGCCTCCCTCTGTGCTCCTTACCATTCACCTAGCACAATGGGCTGCAGCAAGTGTTCCAGGGTCTGCCTGCTATCCCAGCAGCTTCTAGCATTGATGGTGTATTCCTGCCCAGGATAAAGACGTGTGGTCTGCTCTTGCCACCCAGGAAACCCACACACAAACCATCTAAGACAGAAAATACTATCCCTACAATGGCTTTGAAGGCCAAATCACAAAAGCTCTCCCAGCCTTTCCCAATTGTTTCATACCTGGAGGGAAAAGGGCTGGGCGAGGTGCACCCTGACGCAGGCTCTCCGGTGGCAGCCCCAGCAGTTATACAGATTTCGAAAGACAGCCAAGGCTCCTGTCCATAGCCCCAAGGGAGCCAAGTCCTGCAGGGAAGGAGAGGCTGCACATGTATTCTTGGACAATTTTCGGGGCTGCTACCCATTCTGCCCTCCACACTGCTCACTGGTCTTCTCCAAACTGTTTCACCCATGACCTCCCTTGTGGGGTCTTTTCTAAAGTGGTGATGGCAAAGACCTTGGGAGGTACTGCAGGGTGGTGACTGTAGTGTCAGTTCCTTTACACACAGTTCACATTCCAATTTGACTTCAGCTCTAAGGAAGCCCAATCACAGAACATACTGTGCCACCCAGAAGTGGTGTCCACTTGGGGTCCCCAGGGACAAGAGGCTCTCACCTGGTTCATGTCACATGGTGCATCTGGAACCAGGTCATAGGCAATGGCAACTGGTACCAGTGTGGCATCTGGAATGATGCCCTCCTGGACCACTTGGACCACCAGTCCTAGCCAGGCCTGGCCCAGGGCTGAAAGCCTGGGCCCTGGGTACCTAGGGGGCTCTTCAAGGAAGATGAGAAGAGGCTGCCCACTGGCGAGCAGCTGCTCCACAGCCTAGAAGAGAGGAAGGGTGAGCGTTGAGGCCAGATTAGAAGCAGACTCTTGTACCCTTGGCCCACCCCATACGTAACCACAGGGAACACTCACTGCACGGACCACAGCCCTTGCAAGGATGCCATCTGAGCTGTCCAAGGACAGGTTAGCCTCTGGGGGTAGGAAAAGTCCCCCAAGTTTCTTCAGTAGAGCTCTGTGAGCACAGGACAGAGCCTAGTGAGAAAGGCTCTGGAACAGAGACTGGCCCAGATGCTTCACAAGAGTCTTGCCTCTCCCAGCCTGTCTGACTAGACACTTGAAGCAGTCATGGCCCAAGGACCTATAGCCAACCATCCATCTAAGTCTACAAGTTAGGCTGTCATATGGCTGAAAACACACTAGGAAGGAGAATTAACTTCCACCCTCCTGTCATACCTGAGAGCAGGGGAGCAGGTGCGGGGGTCCAAAGCCACACGGACCACACCCAGGCCCTGGGAGAACAGAACGAAAGGCAGCAGGAACCCATCCAAGAGGGACTTGTGAGTAGAAAGGAAAACAAGCGGCGAGCCCTGCTCCAGAGACAGCCAGAAGGAAGTACCCACCATAAAAACACAG
Protein-coding sequences here:
- the Gpat2 gene encoding glycerol-3-phosphate acyltransferase 2, mitochondrial isoform X5, which codes for MDTMLKSRPQTQQRSNHNGQETNLWSSGFGMKMEAITPFLGKYRPFMGRCCQTCTPKSWESLFHRSIMDLGFCNVILVKEENTRFRGWLVRRLCYFLWSLEQHIPTSSDASQKIMENTGVQSLLSGRVPGGAGEGQAPDLVMKEVQRILGYIQATLCPVLLRLLSWALLWFLNRLFLNVQLHKGQMKMVHKAAQEGSPLVFLSTHKSLLDGFLLPFVLFSQGLGVVRVALDPRTCSPALRALLKKLGGLFLPPEANLSLDSSDGILARAVVRADLAPLGLWTGALAVFRNLYNCWGCHRRACVRVHLAQPFSLQEYTINARSCWDSRQTLEHLLQPIVLGECGVVPDTEKEQEWTPSTGLLLALKEEDQLLVRRLSRHVLSAIVASSAVMSTAIMATLLLLKHQKLLGEFSWLTEETLLRGFDVGFSGQLRCLAQHTLSLLKAQVILLRVHQGDLVVVPRPGPGLTHLARLSKELLPTFLSEAVGACAVRGLLAGRVPPEGPWELQGIELLSQNELYRQILMLLHLLPQDLLLPQPCQSSYCYCQEVLDRLIQCGLLVAEETPGSRPACDTGRQHLSAKLLWKPSGDFTDSESDDFEEPGGRCFRLSQQSRCPDFFLFLCRLLSPILKAFAQAAAFLHLGQLPDSEVSYSEQLFQFLQDCAQEEGIFECADPNLAISAIWTFKDLGVLQQMPSPTGPQLHLSPTFASRDNQDKLEQFIRQFICS
- the Gpat2 gene encoding glycerol-3-phosphate acyltransferase 2, mitochondrial isoform X2, with amino-acid sequence MDTMLKSRPQTQQRSNHNGQETNLWSSGFGMKMEAITPFLGKYRPFMGRCCQTCTPKSWESLFHRSIMDLGFCNVILVKEENTRFRGWLVRRLCYFLWSLEQHIPTSSDASQKIMENTGVQSLLSGRVPGGAGEGQAPDLVMKEVQRILGYIQATLCPVLLRLLSWALLWFLNRLFLNVQLHKGQMKMVHKAAQEGSPLVFLSTHKSLLDGFLLPFVLFSQGLGVVRVALDPRTCSPALRALLKKLGGLFLPPEANLSLDSSDGILARAVVRAAVEQLLASGQPLLIFLEEPPRYPGPRLSALGQAWLGLVVQVVQEGIIPDATLVPVAIAYDLVPDAPCDMNQDLAPLGLWTGALAVFRNLYNCWGCHRRACVRVHLAQPFSLQEYTINARSCWDSRQTLEHLLQPIVLGECGVVPDTEKEQEWTPSTGLLLALKEEDQLLVRRLSRHVLSAIVASSAVMSTAIMATLLLLKHQKLLGEFSWLTEETLLRGFDVGFSGQLRCLAQHTLSLLKAQVILLRVHQGDLVVVPRPGPGLTHLARLSKELLPTFLSEAVGACAVRGLLAGRVPPEGPWELQGIELLSQNELYRQILMLLHLLPQDLLLPQPCQSSYCYCQEVLDRLIQCGLLVAEETPGSRPACDTGRQHLSAKLLWKPSGDFTDSESDDFEEPGGRCFRLSQQSRCPDFFLFLCRLLSPILKAFAQAAAFLHLGQLPDSEVSYSEQLFQFLQDCAQEEGIFECADPNLAISAIWTFKDLGVLQQMPSPTGPQLHLSPTFASRDNQDKLEQFIRQFICS
- the Gpat2 gene encoding glycerol-3-phosphate acyltransferase 2, mitochondrial isoform X1; translation: MDTMLKSRPQTQQRSNHNGQETNLWSSGFGMKMEAITPFLGKYRPFMGRCCQTCTPKSWESLFHRSIMDLGFCNVILVKEENTRFRGWLVRRLCYFLWSLEQHIPTSSDASQKIMENTGVQSLLSGRVPGGAGEGQAPDLVMKEVQRILGYIQATLCPVLLRLLSWALLWFLNRLFLNVQLHKGQMKMVHKAAQEGSPLVFLSTHKSLLDGFLLPFVLFSQGLGVVRVALDPRTCSPALRALLKKLGGLFLPPEANLSLDSSDGILARAVVRAAVEQLLASGQPLLIFLEEPPRYPGPRLSALGQAWLGLVVQVVQEGIIPDATLVPVAIAYDLVPDAPCDMNQDLAPLGLWTGALAVFRNLYNCWGCHRRACVRVHLAQPFSLQEYTINARSCWDSRQTLEHLLQPIVLGECGVVPDTEKEQEWTPSTGLLLALKEEDQLLVRRLSRHVLSAIVASSAVMSTAIMATLLLLKHQKGVVLSQLLGEFSWLTEETLLRGFDVGFSGQLRCLAQHTLSLLKAQVILLRVHQGDLVVVPRPGPGLTHLARLSKELLPTFLSEAVGACAVRGLLAGRVPPEGPWELQGIELLSQNELYRQILMLLHLLPQDLLLPQPCQSSYCYCQEVLDRLIQCGLLVAEETPGSRPACDTGRQHLSAKLLWKPSGDFTDSESDDFEEPGGRCFRLSQQSRCPDFFLFLCRLLSPILKAFAQAAAFLHLGQLPDSEVSYSEQLFQFLQDCAQEEGIFECADPNLAISAIWTFKDLGVLQQMPSPTGPQLHLSPTFASRDNQDKLEQFIRQFICS
- the Gpat2 gene encoding glycerol-3-phosphate acyltransferase 2, mitochondrial isoform X4, producing the protein MDTMLKSRPQTQQRSNHNGQETNLWSSGFGMKMEAITPFLGKYRPFMGRCCQTCTPKSWESLFHRSIMDLGFCNVILVKEENTRFRGWLVRRLCYFLWSLEQHIPTSSDASQKIMENTGVQSLLSGRVPGGAGEGQAPDLVMKEVQRILGYIQATLCPVLLRLLSWALLWFLNRLFLNVQLHKGQMKMVHKAAQEGSPLVFLSTHKSLLDGFLLPFVLFSQGLGVVRVALDPRTCSPALRALLKKLGGLFLPPEANLSLDSSDGILARAVVRAAVEQLLASGQPLLIFLEEPPRYPGPRLSALGQAWLGLVVQVVQEGIIPDATLVPVAIAYDLVPDAPCDMNQDLAPLGLWTGALAVFRNLYNCWGCHRRACVRVHLAQPFSLQEYTINARSCWDSRQTLEHLLQPIVLGECGVVPDTEKEQEWTPSTGLLLALKEEDQLLVRRLSRHVLSAIVASSAVMSTAIMATLLLLKHQKGVVLSQLLGEFSWLTEETLLRGFDVGFSGQLRCLAQHTLSLLKAQVILLRVHQGDLVVVPRPGPGLTHLARLSKELLPTFLSEAVGACAVRGLLAGRVPPEGPWELQGIELLSQNELYRQILMLLHLLPQDLLLPQPCQSSYCYCQEVLDRLIQCGLLVAEETPGSRPACDTGRQHLSAKLLWKPSGDFTDSESDDFEEPGGRLASSLAALTSSSSSAACSVQYSRPLHRLPPSSTWGSCRIQR
- the Gpat2 gene encoding glycerol-3-phosphate acyltransferase 2, mitochondrial isoform X3 encodes the protein MDTMLKSRPQTQQRSNHNGQETNLWSSGFGMKMEAITPFLGKYRPFMGRCCQTCTPKSWESLFHRSIMDLGFCNVILVKEENTRFRGWLVRRLCYFLWSLEQHIPTSSDASQKIMENTGVQSLLSGRVPGGAGEGQAPDLVMKEVQRILGYIQATLCPVLLRLLSWALLWFLNRLFLNVQLHKGQMKMVHKAAQEGSPLVFLSTHKSLLDGFLLPFVLFSQGLGVVRVALDPRTCSPALRALLKKLGGLFLPPEANLSLDSSDGILARAVVRADLAPLGLWTGALAVFRNLYNCWGCHRRACVRVHLAQPFSLQEYTINARSCWDSRQTLEHLLQPIVLGECGVVPDTEKEQEWTPSTGLLLALKEEDQLLVRRLSRHVLSAIVASSAVMSTAIMATLLLLKHQKGVVLSQLLGEFSWLTEETLLRGFDVGFSGQLRCLAQHTLSLLKAQVILLRVHQGDLVVVPRPGPGLTHLARLSKELLPTFLSEAVGACAVRGLLAGRVPPEGPWELQGIELLSQNELYRQILMLLHLLPQDLLLPQPCQSSYCYCQEVLDRLIQCGLLVAEETPGSRPACDTGRQHLSAKLLWKPSGDFTDSESDDFEEPGGRCFRLSQQSRCPDFFLFLCRLLSPILKAFAQAAAFLHLGQLPDSEVSYSEQLFQFLQDCAQEEGIFECADPNLAISAIWTFKDLGVLQQMPSPTGPQLHLSPTFASRDNQDKLEQFIRQFICS
- the Gpat2 gene encoding glycerol-3-phosphate acyltransferase 2, mitochondrial isoform X6, with translation MDTMLKSRPQTQQRSNHNGQETNLWSSGFGMKMEAITPFLGKYRPFMGRCCQTCTPKSWESLFHRSIMDLGFCNVILVKEENTRFRGWLVRRLCYFLWSLEQHIPTSSDASQKIMENTGVQSLLSGRVPGGAGEGQAPDLVMKEVQRILGYIQATLCPVLLRLLSWALLWFLNRLFLNVQLHKGQMKMVHKAAQEGSPLVFLSTHKSLLDGFLLPFVLFSQGLGVVRVALDPRTCSPALRALLKKLGGLFLPPEANLSLDSSDGILARAVVRAAVEQLLASGQPLLIFLEEPPRYPGPRLSALGQAWLGLVVQVVQEGIIPDATLVPVAIAYDLVPDAPCDMNQDLAPLGLWTGALAVFRNLYNCWGCHRRACVRVHLAQPFSLQEYTINARSCWDSRQTLEHLLQPIVLGECGVVPDTEKEQEWTPSTGLLLALKEEDQLLVRRLSRHVLSAIVASSAVMSTAIMATLLLLKHQKLLGEFSWLTEETLLRGFDVGFSGQLRCLAQHTLSLLKAQVILLRVHQGDLVVVPRPGPGLTHLARLSKELLPTFLSEAVGACAVRGLLAGRVPPEGPWELQGIELLSQNELYRQILMLLHLLPQDLLLPQPCQSSYCYCQEVLDRLIQCGLLVAEER
- the Gpat2 gene encoding glycerol-3-phosphate acyltransferase 2, mitochondrial isoform X7; its protein translation is MDTMLKSRPQTQQRSNHNGQETNLWSSGFGMKMEAITPFLGKYRPFMGRCCQTCTPKSWESLFHRSIMDLGFCNVILVKEENTRFRGWLVRRLCYFLWSLEQHIPTSSDASQKIMENTGVQSLLSGRVPGGAGEGQAPDLVMKEVQRILGYIQATLCPVLLRLLSWALLWFLNRLFLNVQLHKGQMKMVHKAAQEGSPLVFLSTHKSLLDGFLLPFVLFSQGLGVVRVALDPRTCSPALRALLKKLGGLFLPPEANLSLDSSDGILARAVVRAAVEQLLASGQPLLIFLEEPPRYPGPRLSALGQAWLGLVVQVVQEGIIPDATLVPVAIAYDLVPDAPCDMNQDLAPLGLWTGALAVFRNLYNCWGCHRRACVRVHLAQPFSLQEYTINARSCWDSRQTLEHLLQPIVLGECGVVPDTEKEQEWTPSTGLLLALKEEDQLLVRRLSRHVLSAIVASSAVMSTAIMATLLLLKHQKGVVLSQLLGEFSWLTEETLLRGFDVGFSGQLRCLAQHTLSLLKAQVILLRVHQGDLVVVPRPGPGLTHLARLSKELLPTFLSEAVGACAVRGLLAGRVPPEGPWELQGIELLSQNELYRQILMLLHLLPQDLLLPQR